The Panicum virgatum strain AP13 chromosome 5K, P.virgatum_v5, whole genome shotgun sequence genome has a window encoding:
- the LOC120708157 gene encoding deoxycytidylate deaminase-like, translated as MASTRDLAIASISAAAGAVAAAAALRFLSCCRTSSVRPQNMSLAANGSAPERPRGQSPFDPAKREGYISWDDYFMAIAFLSAERSKDPNRQVGACLVSQEGIILGIGYNGFPRGCSDDKLPWAKKSANGDPLETKFPYVVHAEVNAILNTNHASAAGQKLYVTMFPCNECAKIIIQSGVSEVIYFVEKRINNSAHVYVASHKLLSMAGVKVRKHQPQMTQIPIKFQEP; from the exons ATGGCGTCGACGAGGGATCTAGCCATAGCCTCTATCTCAGCTGCGGCCGGCGCCGTTGCTGCCGCCGCAGCTCTGCGCTTCCTGTCTTGCTGCAGGACATCCTCCGTCAGGCCCCAGAACATGTCCCTCGCCGCCAACGGGTCCGCCCCCGAGCGACCGCGGGGCCAGTCCCCCTTCGATCCCGCCAAGAGGGAAGG GTATATCTCCTGGGACGACTACTTCATGGCGATCGCCTTCCTTTCGGCTGAGCGGTCCAAGGATCCTAACAGGCAG GTTGGAGCATGCTTGGTTAGCCAAGAGGGAATAATCCTAG GAATTGGCTACAACGGCTTCCCTAGAGGTTGTTCGGATGACAAACTTCCTTGGGCAAAG AAATCTGCAAATGGAGATCCACTAGAGACAAAATTTCC CTATGTTGTTCATGCTGAAGTTAATGCAATTCTAAATACAAACCATGCTTCAGCGGCTGGACAG AAATTATATGTCACCATGTTCCCATGCAATGAATGCGCCAAGATTATCATTCAG TCAGGCGTATCCGAGGTCATCTATTTTGTCGAGAAAAGGATCAACAATTCAGCTCATGTTTATGTCGCCTCTCACAAGTTGTTATCGATGGCTGGTGTCAAG